The DNA segment CTCAACTGATCACCTGCTTCTCTcatattaaaatatgatgtttgctTAGTTTGAAGGGCCGATGCCATATCTCTCCTATCTGTCAATAAATTCTAAAACACCAGACAGAATGAGGTGCACTCACATCCCCCTCCCTCTGTATCAGATTCAGAAGAGGAGCGCATCGCTGTGGAGACTGCCAGTCGCTATGGCAGCAAGCCAGATGTCTATTCCACGCCCATGGCAGAGGATGTGAGCGTGGAGGTGAGGATGGATGGCGAGGGGCCCAGGATGGGTGCTGACGCCCAGCTAAGCATTGTGGTGAAGAACCTGAGCTCGCAGCCACGTCGGACCACTCTGCACAGCCAGGTTTCTGTCATGTACTACACTGGTGTGCTGAAGGGAACCATCAAGAAGGAGGAGATGCCTGTGGAGCTTTTGCCCAATGAAGGTTAGCTCTCaaatgagttttaaagctgCTATAATCCATATTAAACTTTTCCTTCTGTAGCGTTCAAAGTGGCATTATTTTTTGGCAACGTTGGCACAAATACAACCGGATCTTATATTTTCCTGAAAGTCCATCAACTACCATCATTTTTGCAGTTACCTTGATTGATTCACTGTCTGCCATTTACACTATTGGGATAGCAgctgcaaagaaataaaactgatactgatacttTGGCAAGTCGGGTATTGCTACAGATAGctaccagagaaaacaaaagcattatcctcttgctgtttttgcacaatGGTTGACACACTTGCTTTGTGCCATAAATTGAGCCTTTATTTTCCCGATTTCCAGATTGTACCCAGTGGCGGAAATATTTGCATAGTGAAAGTAAGCTTTATGAGGAACCACTCTAAACCCTGATCATGTCAATATTCTTTAGACGTAACATTGTGCaatcaactttaaaaaacttCTCTATTCACACTTGAATGGCCACATGTATGTGAAAGAGGTCGCTATTAGAGATATTTTCTCAAACTCAGAGAACTAAAAGAGTTATATGTTATAAGTTAAGTAtataaattatatgaaaatagATGCAAATTTTGTATGTATGGTAACTATGaagccagcagccagttagcttagcttagcctgtCCATACAAAGCTCAAATTGTAAAAACAGCAGGTTGTGGTTTCATTTAGGAGCTGTTTCATGGAGCCGTGACTTCTGGGATGTTCTgcgattttttttccccatgacaTCGAAGGCATGACCCGCCTTACTGGCTTATCCCTTCTTACCCTAACCAGTCTCACTCCTCATGCCTGAACCTAAACAAGCCAACCAACGAAGGCAATGAGTACTTGCCACTCATCGGGAGGGTATGGCGCGTCATGTCTTCACCATAGTAAGAAAACAGGTTGACACCTAGCAAAGTCCAATAATCTATTTGGgagaatgtgtatttttgaagcAATGGGCTCTCAGTGCAATGGCCTGTTACGTCAGCACTAAATTTAGTTTGGGACCCAAAAGCCAACTCAGAGACTGAAGAAGAGTAATTGGATGGTTTTATTGATAACTGAAGATTGGTAAGTGTAGGCAGGCAGAGCTTGACTGGCAGTGTGGAGATTACAGCAGGCTGGGGGAGCTAAGGGGGGCAGGCAGGCTGGCAGACATGACTTGAAGTGGAGACACAGGATCCTTTGTTCAGGGTTTTAGCAAGACAGTCCTGGACATGGCAAGGTTTCTGAGAATGAGGAAAGAGAGAGTAGATCACAGTTCACTATATCGTGCTGCTGAAGCACAAAGATAAAGCTTGGCATTAACTTGGTTCGGCCGATGACTATACCACATGTGGCGATGGGATAATCTGGCACTGAGTGGAAGAAAGCCTGGAGTTCCTGTCGGACTGGTGATGAGCAAATCAGCTCCAGCTGTGCAGCAGTGTCAGGAGGGCAGTGTGAAGCCACGCCTCCTTGTAATAgacaagacagaaacacacacacctgacagacAGGGGAAGACActagaaaaacatgaaatggaAGACACATAAAGAAGCGGGCTGACGAGACTAATGATGTCACAGCCTGTAGGGTGACGTTGCCGTTAGTTTTCAAAGTTAACAGGACGGTTGGACAACCCTGCTgaaaaaacctgctaaaaaacagcttatgctggtagctggttttagttggttttagaTGGCCCtgttgcttttcatacttctcCCCTCATGACACTGTTCTCCATACTCAAGGACAttgatttggttttatttgttcaGGATCTTTAATGGATAAACCAGCTaaagtgaccatcacaagctggaatgaccagctaaaccatcaaaaacgATGTGAACACAAACCTTAAGCTGGTCGAACAATTTGGTGAACCGCCTTTACCATTTTAAGCTGGTCAAGCTGGGGTTTTTCAGTAGggaaatgacattttcagaGTATTGGGGTTTTGGAATAATGAGCCCTCTGAACATTAGGCCaggctctttgttttttttaccgtttacagtctttatgctaagctaattAGCCAGttatgaaaaagaaagtcaCCAGATCCTTTTCCTCACTTCTGTACCACACAGAAAAGACCATTGAGTGGATGCTGCCTTACCAACAGTATCAAAACCAGCTGGTGGATCAGGCAGCCCTGATGCTGACCCTGTCTGGAAGAGTCAGTGAGACCAAGCAAGTACTAGCCAACCAGACCACGTTCAGGCTCCGCACACCTGACCTCAACATCACGGTAGGTTTGTCATTCACTGCACATAGTAGAGTACAACATTATTCACTCTAGATTCTGGAGCAAAGGAATATCATATGAAAGGTTTGGTTCATCCCTCATGGCTCATCTTGAATTATCTTCTCACAGCCTTTGGGGGAGGCCGTGGTCGGTAAGGAGATGGCCGCCAAGATTACCTTCACCAACCCGCTGCCACGTATGCTAAAGGGCGTGGTGTTCAGAGTGGAGGGCCTGGGCCTGCAGAAGGGCCATGAAGTGGTTGTGGGGTAAGAACAAGAGACATTGTCCTCTCTTTTGCCTCCTTATCTCTTTCACCACACGTTTTCCTCAACATTTCCTCCTCTTAGGCCCTGAGACTAAtattcatcttttgttttttttctctctcagtgaCGTAGGTAGTCACTCCACGGTGACACTGACAGAGCACTTCATCCCTACCCAGCCTGGACCCAGGAAGCTGGTGGCGTCTCTTGACTGTAAACAGCTCACTCAAGTGCACGGAGTGGCCGATATCGTCGTTCTTGAGAAATGAGAGgcgacatcacttcctgtccttGTCACTTCTCCCTTATAGAAAATGAACTGAGAGCCTCTGAGTATATGAAAAGGGTGCTAAGTTCCTGTATCTTAAActatcttgttttattttgtactgaagcaacattttttgatatttttaaagctaTAAATAGACGATTAGCCACTGTAGCATTAtcagtattatattttttaagttaaaataatataaaattcaCACTTCTGCCTTGCTCTGAAATGTCTAAACTGTGGTGAAGTATGCAGCAGGGTTTAAATATGTGCACAGCAAATGAAGTGCTTTATTAACAAGCACTCTTGTATTGAAGTTATTAAACTCAGATTACAGACTGTCCTAACACGAGTGCATTTCAAGACACTGACAAAAGCATGTGAAGATGCAGAAAGTTGGGTCATTTaatgtaaatactgtatgtgcattATTTCTATAGCTTGTAATGAGAAGAAAAAGTGTTGTCAGACAAAATGAACCTCACGTTGCTTAAATGAAGGACGGGCActgtgaggtgtttttaaaagggAATGATGTTGAAATTGGCgttgacattttccaaaaggGCACATTATTCTAATTTTCCCAAGTCTTTTCTGTCACATTTGActgaaaaacatgtaattattgTTGAAAAgataaagtaattttttttcccctacccAGTACCAATTAACGATGGAGATTTCCAAAAATTGAAATCGACAAGGACATGCCTAAAAGGTTATTTTAATCACCAGATGAATGCAAatatctttctttatttttgaaaaccaaCAAGCTGCCATTCATGAAGCTCTCCATTTGCAGAAGGCAAACCAAAAATGTTCCCTTAGGAAGAATTGTACcagatgttgttttgtgtgtcttttgtgtgtgtttttacattatgtgtgtgtattataaCACTGAAGCCAGCTTTAGAGTACACCATACACCTGCAAAATTGGACTTTTGGTTTCTGCTGTGAATTCCAGCATATCAGACCACAGTGGCCTTAAATCACCTTAGATTTACCTGGTTCTCGTCTGTTTTACTTCAGCACTCAGAGAACAATGTGAAGGATAGTATTTTAATAACATCACACTATTTATCTACCATATCTACCTGGACTGATGTTTCTCTGTATTGTAATGTGATAGTAATAAACCTTACACTGAAATGATGGCCTGACTCATGAATGACTTTCGACTTCTATACATCATCAGACAAGTCTGTACTGGATCGAGGTGAAAGAATGTGAGTGTAATGTAATCCAGAGTTCAGAGAGGAAGCAAGTGGCTTTGTGTACTTTTCCATTTCTGCAATCAACCATTTTTTCACCTGAAAAAAGTGTATGAGGAATGAAAGTGTAGAATAGAATGCGTAGTGACTCATTTCAACTGCGTAGGCTAAGGCATGTGACACACCTTTGTTGCCATTCATGGTTCAAGCTATGGACATATTCCCAAGTACCTGAATATGTGATCGTGATATTTTATCTTTGACCCACATACAGATCTTTTTTTGTGCCTCCGTTGATAGCTGTGGCCAGAGACATTATCCTTTCGGGTAGCCTGTCCATTCAattgtccatctgtcccatttTTGGGATATCTCTCAAATGCCTCAAGggaatttgttaaaattttgcacaaatgttcatttggaTATCAGGATGAAATGGCTTGATTTTGGTGGAAttaggtcaaaagtcaaggttactgtgacctcgcatccttctcattcttgtgaatgtgatatctcaagaacatccctacagaatttcttcaaatttggcgcaaattcttatttggactcaacaatgaactgatttatAATTTAGTaatcataggtcaaaggtcactgagaccttgcgtctttttaatttcagtgacCATGATTTCTCACAGAGGTCTTGacattgagggaatttcctcaaatttgacacaaacgtcctcttggactcaagaataaactgatcaGAATATGGTGGTccaaggtcagaggtcaaggtcactgtgagctcataaaacatgtttttggctataaagaatttatacattatatatatgacaaaattacagaattgtctaataggataaaattgttgcgacatcataatgttctgcagaaacacttttctggtcgttattcagcatcatatctcaggaacagaaggggaaacTTTTGGGCAGATACTAAATTAGTGACTCTTATCTTGGCTGTCCACCTCGAAACTGTGCTGATGGTACAGATTTTCTGAGCTGCTGGGGTTAAGATGTGTTGGATATATTGTAGAATATCTTCCTTCATTGCAGTAACCTCAATGTTTGAAGCATTTTCGACTGACATGGCAACATATGAGTCTGGAGAGActtgaatgtaaactgtaatttgACTAGCTGGAGGAGGCACATAATTGTGAGGTGgtaattgtagttttttgttgttgttgttgttgttgttgttggataCACCCTGTAGTTTGAGCACAGACAGCATGGATGGAATGAAATCAATTATAGTTACTCAAGTATGCCTGGTTATGAAGTCtattttttagaattatttaatcttttattcCACTACATGTATCTGACGGCAACAGTTAAATTAGCTTCGCAAAGATCAGTTGCAACAATAAAATGCTACTTATCAGCAGAGTAATTATCGCTTGATTTTATAATAAAGTCAACATTGATAGGGGCCATTCTGCCTTCATAACTAGCTCTTTTATTGTATCTTTTGCTGATAGTATTTGTGTGCTTCAACTAATTCAACTTTGGAAATGCAAGATTTCCACTATCCATTATGCAGTGCTGACAGGTGGAAGCGTAAAGCGCACCTGTTACATTAAGCAGTGACACTTGTTACTGCCCTCTACTGGTTGGGCCACACAATGCATAAAATGTGGGTTTCTACCGTTGCAATTTGTCAAATAAACTTTTATTGTTTCCAAGGTATAAAATACATACTGCTGTTTGATACAGAGGAAATATAAGAAAGAACAGAGATTAAATAACATGTCATACAGTACTTAGTGGTTCATGTCAGGCACATACAAAGTGTGAACTGGTAGCCTTGTGGCTGTTCCATAACACATAAACCCAGTGCATCAAGACAGATGTGCATGTTTCACTTAGAGTTAAAGATACAGCAGTGggcaacataatttagcattgAATTAAATGGTTCAATTATTACTCTGTATTACAACATTAATAAACAAATTCAATGttataaatgttataaataaatcCTTTACTAACGATAGTAaattgaaaaaaggaaacatataacagcttaaaaatgacaagatagCTTAACTACAATAATGTCAATAACCTGCTACGATGAGAACAGGATTAAGAACAAAATTACATTCACACTCATGTTGAGGTACATGGTGTCCTGATTCACTCCAACGCAAAACCATCCAACATGCTGCACATGCAAAAACCACAGTCCTAAAACCACCATGAATTGTCTACTTTCAGTCCTTTTACGCACACAAacatacgtacacacacacacacacacacacacacagacacactggcTATCAATCAACAGagttacatattttttccaccACTCTGTTGAACTCCCCTGGCTGATCAGCGTACACGTGGTGAGAGGCTTCGTCTATCAGCTGCACAGTGAGGATACAGAGATACAGAAAACAGTCAGCAATCATACCACACAAAGAAAGGAATAACTACttcaaattgaattaaaattacACTAATTTAAAGCTCAGCTGCACGTTTTAGACTCCTAATTAGATAACATTTCCCTCATGACCACTTTGCGGCTCTACTCACCAGCACTCTGGTGTGGGCCTGCTTCCTGATCTGGACCACTCTGTCCCCAGATGAGCTGTCCACCCAGGATCGGGCTCCATACAGCATGGTGAGGGGCATGGAGGGGGGCAGCAAGTGAACCCGCTGCAGCATGGGCCTCTTGGCCCAGCCCAGAGACTCTGACATGGCCCTGAAACCCACCTCACcactgggaggaggaggggggtagGAAATGGAAAAGGTGACTGACTGGTCAGATTTTTGCAGGCATTATGTTCTGTTATTTGAACTGTGAAAAAAgctgtatttgacaacttttttaaaaataactttgtcaTAATGGTGAAACTATTTCCTGAaagtagtacatgagacaaatcatctgtgaaaaaatcatgttcctccGCCTCCTTTTAGTGCTACTTATTGCATTTGCAGACTCAAACGcatatgaacaaaaacaaccaatcaaaggTGAGTAGCCTCTGACGCAGCTGTCACTCACTCCtaatgaactgcagtcaaactgtcaaactaggcagcgctgatcaaatatgaatcaatactctgttactgcattgcctatttctagcatcaaatgttttcagaaacatatttagtgttctgttaaactgtaaaattagaAAGATTATGACCAAGCCACCATGTTGGAAACAGTTGAGCCAAAACTAAGTATTGCCCACTGGATGGTGCAAAcgttctcatattacagttaaatagtACACTAAAATAGaaatttctataaaaatgaactgcaaagCAACAAGACAAACGTTTACGCGTCAAAATGTGTAGCTACACCTggctagtaaaagggactggaCGTTTAATTTAGAGTagacttttatttaaagttttacgGCATGCTTGATTCATTTGTGGATGTAGTGATGGTCTGCATGGCCAAAGTGACACCTCTTTGTGGGGGTCCCATTCAGTAAGGCAGAAGGTTTTCACCTGTCCTTGCACATCCAACATTTTCTAACCACACGGCCACAgatgagcagagaaaaaaacatgcagtagACATGAGGTTTTGAGACACTGGTCCCTACAAGTTAGGAAAATAACAGTTTGCTGCAAGCAAGAACCAAAATGAAGTACAAGAGTACAAAATTCCGCATCAGCTCATATCTGTGCAACCATCCCTGCAAAAAGCATAACTGGGGCTTAAGTGATGCGTGTTGGCTTACCTGGGGCTTTGTGCGTTACAGTGGTAGATGTACTGCGTCATCGTGTCATCATCAAACAGATCTTCGAATTTCCTTTTGAAATCAGGACGGAATCTGTTCACCAAGCCTGGACCTGAGTCAGTGACATACAGTGAGATGGGGAAGAGTAAAATGTGACCCAGCACAATATGAAGTAAACAGTAAGATATCTTACCCCATGGGCCTGCTGCTCTGATGACAGCCAGCGGATTGAAGAGGGTAACCACCGCTGCGATAGCTTTGACCCAGCGGGGAGGCGGCGGCCTCTTTACCACCTCTGTCTTCTGATCTTGACCCTCTTGGGTCTGTGCCTGCGGTCGCTCCGGGAAACCCCAGGGATCCACCAGGATAAGATGTGACACTCTGTAAGAGGAGCAAAGTCCATTATAATTTCTAATCAACAGGCATTTTTTGTCATCAGCGTACACACAGAATACAGCGGTGAGCATGGCTTGCTCTGTAGATACTACCACAAGGAAGTGCCAaagtcaggattttttttccgcACATTGTGCTGGGGAGCAAGTGTActaaacttgctttgcttgagggccacttGTGGAAAATAACATGGGGCAAGGGGCCAGTAGCAGCAGTCCTatacatttctaagattttagggcatttctgggattttaggacattgctaagattttaggatgcttcttggactttaggacatttctgggattttaggacatttctgggattttggaaatttaatgaatttgaaaagtttctaggattttaggatgtttctaggattttagaccatttctcaaatttcaggatgtttctggaattttaggacatttcttggatttttatgACACttctttaatgctgttttatgcactctggcaccttatgtgtactagaagtacaaaaacaattcccagtgtggattactttatttttactgtcagttgagcatcactgctgtAGAGGCAATTTCTCCATTTCAATGTTTTCCTAGCCCGGTCTGTTAGGTAAACTAGACTAGTCCttaattatcaaataaaacactgaatgacTCCATCTGCAGCTTTCTCTCATTATCACATGTTTTATTAGTTAGTATTATTACCTCGAAGGGTACTGGATGGCGTAGGAGGTAGCCAGGTACCCGCCCAGACTGTGTCCCAGCAGAATCATGTTCTCCAGGCCTACAGACCGTCTCCACTGCTCAATAGAGTCGACAAACTGCTCCTCTGCCTTGGCAGCATCTGAGGGGAAGGGAGGTCTGGAGCTCCGGCCAAAGCCCAGGAGGTCGAAAGCGTAAATAGGACGTGACCGACTCAGCGTGTCTATGTTCCTGATCCACAGGCCTACCCCTCCTCCAAAACCATGGACCATCACCAGGGGAGTCTTTTGGACTagaggagaaagacagaacGATTACGTCACGGATCTTATACTGCATACAGATTTACAGCTGTTGCCTcccaataaacaaacaaagagtgAGTACCCTGTTCTGCAGGTTTGCGCGCCGCCTTGTTGGTGATGGTTAGAGTCCATATTCGATCCTGGTTTGGCAGGGTCACAAAGCGAGCCCAGAGGTCATTCTGAATACCTGACAAAGAAAGGTAACCATTAATATACCTTCAGTGAGGCTCTGTTAGTTTATAGCTGGTGACATAACGGTGTCATATTACATTACAGAAGCTCatagatattttaaaaagcattagcAGCTTTACTACATCTTTACAAGCGACAAGCTACATTTATAGCAGTCCCCGGTGGGTATATATAATCTGCCAGTACACATTAAAACATTCTTACAAGCAAGAATCTTGGACTCTGTAGTCTTTAAAAGGGACATGGAGGTTGGACGCCAGGAAGGCCACCAGCTCCAGACTGAAGTTGGCctgacgagagagagagaggaacaaAGAATGAAGAGATGGTAGATAGTACAGGAATTTTTCAAAGCATGCTAAGTGTACAATGCTAATTCGTTTGGTGCGAGTCCAAGGTTAAAGTCAGTGTAATCACTGTTTGCATGGAGCAAACAGCCTAGGAGTGTCAGATTTCACAACCATTGTGCTGTCAGTCAAACTGCTGAGACCCACAGCAGTGATGTGGTGGTCAGTGTTTATCAAGATTACCTCCAAACTCTCAAGATaaagggactgtttgttttttatgaaagaGCAGGAGGTGGTGAAAAAAGGAGATGGCATGTCGAACAGTTTTTTAAGTACTGAGGAGGgacttttgtgtttcattttggcATACAGGAGGGAgaactttaaatgtttgtattttgtatttattttactactaatttttaagaaaatatggttgttttattttttaataatcaccaaaattacaccagtTGGtaaagccagaaactgtaaaaacagaagttattgttggattttcacatttccaacagTGCTTGAACACAATGTGGGACCAACACTTccgtcagaaaaaaaaatttgagtTTAGcagtgatatttcatcaaaatcactatATTCTACAATTCATTGAACTATCTAGCATGCATGACAAGAGTGGAAAAatggttgtcttttttttcagcttcagcATTTTATCTTCAACTTTTCACATTCAAACATGAAAGGGTAAATTAGTAATATCTAATATTAGATAGTTATGGTGGAAGGAGGGTCAGGCATTTTCCCCAAGTTGTTCGGCGAGGCTCAAGGAGTAATATCTTTAGCTTCAGGGagggtaaaacaaacaaacaaaaatgaagtcACACCCCAGTTTCATCTGATAAAtgaagaacagtccctaatcctcattttaaaaatccaggtAGATCACTGCACcacacatacaaaaaagcaaaacattttacagaataGGTTATTGCcagcctttttattttcagtataataACTACCAAAGTGTGTAAACTGAGCTAAGGGGAGTTTAACCTCCACTTCCACTCTGACCGGAGATATAAAAAGACCTGTCTCATATTTCTGCCTCCACCATCAATACACAGGTGCACCACCAGGGCCTCCACCTGTCCTGCCATCAACAGGCAACTCAGATTTGCTTAGTCATTACGGCTGCTCGTTACTCCAGTGAATTAAACTTAAGAAACCTGTTTGACAGGAGTGGCACATCAAGACAACccaattgattttaaaaataataactttcaTATTTCTTAAGTATTTATACCTTAAATTACAATGAGCTACTGGAAGACAACTTTGTAATcaatttttactggttttacttttttcccccatatttcTGTGAATGAAGCTTGTTGGTGATGGCATTTGTGTCAAATTAGCAGAATAATAGGTGGCTACacttataaaatataatttcacaTTAGTTTAACACACCAATTAATTATGAGAACATTATGTCCAAATTGATTTATATACAATGACACAGTATTACAGTTATTACCAGTCTGATAAATAAATGCCTTACAGGAGGAAAATGACACaataaatatatgcatttttttaagttttgcgTGCAATGTGATAAGACTAGCAGTGTGTTGGACGAGGTTGTGTCCGGTTGTTTACCTTTCCCAGTTACTTACTCTGTCTCACAGTCGTTTTGCATCGGAGCCGTGGTTGTAGCAGGGTCCATGAATTGACATATTCCGGTGGCTACATTCACTTGAATGAAATAATGAGGTTGACAACACGCTTCTCGATAAGTGTTTTGAAATTGTGCCTTCTCTTGTTTCTAATGTTTGGTAACTCGGTTCATTCCGCGGTCAGCTGACCGAACACAAAGATAGTTTATCATAAAGATGCGCCACTCCTCTTACCATCTAACAGAGATTAAAGAGTCCTAAAACTGGAAATTAGTTAGCATTTACAACTCTCGGTTTTCTCGTCTCCAGTCCAGTGGGTTTCTATGGATTTTTGGTTAAAAGCCTAAAATAAGGCCCGACTTACACAtcttgttctgcaacataaaatatttcagtaaacAGCTCGTAGGTCAGTCTTTAGGCCTTTATGCGTCTCTAAGGTgctaaaaagtggctaaatgagactacagaatttTATTACATTGTATATGGCTTAATAGCCTTGTTGTGGAGGGAATTTTAAATGGCGGTGTAGTTTCATCCCAGGAGCACTCTATGCAAAGTCTGACAGGGTCtttacttttaataaaaaaaaaaataaatatttgctgCATGTGAATATGACAATGGGATCACTTCAGTGTTTATTAGACACTAACAGCAAAATGGGCAGAtacaaagttgttgttttttttgttttgtttttttgggtatATGCTGTCTTTGTGTACCAAAATAATGCTACTTGCCTATAATTAATAGTTCAAAACTGGAGAACACTTTACCTTTTTGTGAGGTCGTGGGGCTTTTGAGGTCCCCagaaaattggtaaaaattaaacattgcGCTTCACACAGCCGTCTCTGGAAATATCGATTTCACTATAATGCATCAATGGGAAACACTGGCAGAGCAAAgcatctttctatttttttcccatctatGTTGTACAGTGGGCGGAGCCAATGATCATTCCAACAACGGGCTCTTTGCTCCTCTTTCCGAGCGACTCggaatatatattttgtaacacCAACGCCGCTTCCGGTTGAGGAGGACACGTCACTTATTGGATTGAGGAAGAGGAGCCCTGCAGACCGAGTTCATTGAGCCCAATTTTTACAAATTAGAGAGCATAATCATGTCGAACTCAGTCATATCGGTTATTTCTCGGTTTCTGGA comes from the Plectropomus leopardus isolate mb chromosome 12, YSFRI_Pleo_2.0, whole genome shotgun sequence genome and includes:
- the abhd4 gene encoding (Lyso)-N-acylphosphatidylethanolamine lipase — protein: MDPATTTAPMQNDCETEPTSVWSWWPSWRPTSMSLLKTTESKILACIQNDLWARFVTLPNQDRIWTLTITNKAARKPAEQVQKTPLVMVHGFGGGVGLWIRNIDTLSRSRPIYAFDLLGFGRSSRPPFPSDAAKAEEQFVDSIEQWRRSVGLENMILLGHSLGGYLATSYAIQYPSRVSHLILVDPWGFPERPQAQTQEGQDQKTEVVKRPPPPRWVKAIAAVVTLFNPLAVIRAAGPWGPGLVNRFRPDFKRKFEDLFDDDTMTQYIYHCNAQSPSGEVGFRAMSESLGWAKRPMLQRVHLLPPSMPLTMLYGARSWVDSSSGDRVVQIRKQAHTRVLLIDEASHHVYADQPGEFNRVVEKICNSVD